Proteins from a single region of Sesamum indicum cultivar Zhongzhi No. 13 linkage group LG5, S_indicum_v1.0, whole genome shotgun sequence:
- the LOC105162586 gene encoding putative methyltransferase DDB_G0268948 isoform X1, which yields MAQLFIKQAKQYSVGRPSYPQELFHFIASKTLSHDLAWDVGTGSGQAAKSVPRLFLKYCSSNTKASLPDQLANIYKNVVATDTSPKQLEFAAKLPNIRYQCTPPSMSMAELQDNVGSESSFDLVTIAQAMHWFDLPTFYQQVKWVLKKPNGIIAAWCYTVPEVNPTVDSLFNRFYTIDAGPYWESPRALVDQKYETIHFPFEPVDGLEHNGPFRFSSEKVMDLESYFTYLRSWSAYQTAKEKGVELLTENVLEDFKRAWNEDGKFEKTVSFPIYLRIGKVGSSS from the exons ATGGCACAACTGTTTATTAAGCAGGCAAAGCAGTATTCTGTTGGTAGGCCTAGTTACCCTCAAGAGCTCTTCCATTTCATTGCATCCAAGACCCTTTCCCATGACCTTGCATGGGATGTTGGCACTGGAAGCGGCCAAGCTGCCAAATCT GTTCCCCGtttattcttgaaatattGTAGTTCTAACACAAAAGCTTCATTACCTGATCAGCTGGCCAATATCTACAAGAATGTGGTAGCCACTGACACAAGCCCAAAGCAACTGGAATTTGCAGCCAAGCTACCAAACATAAGGTACCAGTGCACTCCCCCCAGCATGTCCATGGCTGAACTCCAGGACAACGTTGGATCAGAATCCAGCTTTGATTTGGTAACTATAGCCCAAGCCATGCACTGGTTCGATCTGCCCACATTCTATCAACAAGTTAAATGGGTTCTAAAGAAGCCTAATGGAATTATTGCTGCATGGTGTTACACTGTCCCAGAAGTTAACCCTACTGTTGACTCATTGTTCAATAGATTTTACACCATTGATGCCGGTCCATACTGGGAATCACCCCGCGCATTGGTTGACCAGAAATATGAAACCATCCATTTCCCATTTGAGCCAGTTGATGGACTTGAGCACAATGGACCCTTCCGATTTAGTTCAGAGAAAGTGATGGACTTGGAGAGCTACTTCACATACTTGAGGTCATGGTCTGCTTACCAGACTGCTAAAGAAAAGGGTGTGGAATTGTTGACAGAGAATGTGCTTGAGGATTTCAAGAGGGCTTGGAATGAAGATGGCAAATTCGAGAAGACTGTCAGCTTTCCTATCTATTTAAGGATTGGAAAAGTTGGCTCATCCAGTTGA
- the LOC105162586 gene encoding putative methyltransferase DDB_G0268948 isoform X2 — protein sequence MAQLFIKQAKQYSVGRPSYPQELFHFIASKTLSHDLAWDVGTGSGQAAKSLANIYKNVVATDTSPKQLEFAAKLPNIRYQCTPPSMSMAELQDNVGSESSFDLVTIAQAMHWFDLPTFYQQVKWVLKKPNGIIAAWCYTVPEVNPTVDSLFNRFYTIDAGPYWESPRALVDQKYETIHFPFEPVDGLEHNGPFRFSSEKVMDLESYFTYLRSWSAYQTAKEKGVELLTENVLEDFKRAWNEDGKFEKTVSFPIYLRIGKVGSSS from the exons ATGGCACAACTGTTTATTAAGCAGGCAAAGCAGTATTCTGTTGGTAGGCCTAGTTACCCTCAAGAGCTCTTCCATTTCATTGCATCCAAGACCCTTTCCCATGACCTTGCATGGGATGTTGGCACTGGAAGCGGCCAAGCTGCCAAATCT CTGGCCAATATCTACAAGAATGTGGTAGCCACTGACACAAGCCCAAAGCAACTGGAATTTGCAGCCAAGCTACCAAACATAAGGTACCAGTGCACTCCCCCCAGCATGTCCATGGCTGAACTCCAGGACAACGTTGGATCAGAATCCAGCTTTGATTTGGTAACTATAGCCCAAGCCATGCACTGGTTCGATCTGCCCACATTCTATCAACAAGTTAAATGGGTTCTAAAGAAGCCTAATGGAATTATTGCTGCATGGTGTTACACTGTCCCAGAAGTTAACCCTACTGTTGACTCATTGTTCAATAGATTTTACACCATTGATGCCGGTCCATACTGGGAATCACCCCGCGCATTGGTTGACCAGAAATATGAAACCATCCATTTCCCATTTGAGCCAGTTGATGGACTTGAGCACAATGGACCCTTCCGATTTAGTTCAGAGAAAGTGATGGACTTGGAGAGCTACTTCACATACTTGAGGTCATGGTCTGCTTACCAGACTGCTAAAGAAAAGGGTGTGGAATTGTTGACAGAGAATGTGCTTGAGGATTTCAAGAGGGCTTGGAATGAAGATGGCAAATTCGAGAAGACTGTCAGCTTTCCTATCTATTTAAGGATTGGAAAAGTTGGCTCATCCAGTTGA
- the LOC105162588 gene encoding AUGMIN subunit 1-like (The sequence of the model RefSeq protein was modified relative to this genomic sequence to represent the inferred CDS: added 35 bases not found in genome assembly), with protein MSKIGGGSDPPSPPSPPLSVTSSEASKSSGTCFDANRIAEVKAWLVSQFDAAGKDVPDFEYTPQSIAHLHNIATLSQAKTQAATIVANDFRQKAAEYRSQAARIREILEHVGLVQESLPSNVVSSSQVLASVANLLNIRDTELSSFLVAMADLSLRKTAVEEKRAKVQQESKELLDYTRKAIARLTYLKRTLAQLEDDIPPCEAQMEHWKTNLAIMESKERQYMQQYSNYKAMLNRVGYSPEISHGVLVEMAEHRKDLEKKTKPILDTLRSYQDLPPDKALAALAIEDKKRQYAAAEKYLEDVLQSALASSE; from the exons atgagcaaaattgGGGGCGGATCTGATCCTCCTTCTCCTCCTTCTCCTCCTCTATCAGTTACATCATCTGAAGCATCAAAGAGCAGTGGTACTTGCTTTGATGCTAATCGAATTGCAGAAGTGAAAGCATGGCTTGTTTCCCAATTTGATGCAGCTGGCAAAGACGTACCTGATTTTGAGTACACTCCTCAGAGCATTGCTCACTTACACAACATTGCCACCCTGTCCCAAGCCAAAACCCAGGCTGCCACCATCGTGGCAAATGACTTTCGTCAAAAAGCTGCAGAGTATCGCTCCCAAG CTGCTAGGATAAGAGAGATACTGGAGCATGTGGGATTGGTGCAAGAGAGTTTACCATCTAATGTGGTGTCATCTTCCCAAGTTCTTGCCAGTGTGGCAAATCTGTTGAATATTAGGGATACTGAACTAAGTAG ttttcttgTAGCAATGGCAGATCTATCTTTAAGAAAAACAGCAGTAGAAGA TTCTTGATTATACTCGAAAGGCAATAGCAAGATTGACTTATCTAAAAAG AACACTAGCACAATTGGAAGATGATATACCTCCTTGTGAAGCTCAAATGGAACACTGGAAGACGAACTTGGCGATAATGGAATCAAAAGAAAGACAGTATATGCAACAGTATTCTAATTACAAG GCAATGCTCAATCGTGTGGGCTATAGCCCTGAGATTAGTCATGGAGTGTTGGTAGAAATGGCAGAGCACAGGAAGGACCtggagaagaaaacaaaaccaatcCTTGACACATTAAGAAGCTACCAAGACTTGCCTCCT GACAAGGCTTTGGCGGCATTGGCAATCGAGGATAAGAAGAGGCAATATGCTGCTGCTGAGAAGTACCTTGAAGATGTATTGCAGTCAGCTCTTGCTTCTTCTGAGTGA